The Tolypothrix sp. PCC 7712 region GGTCGTTCTATTGGGGTAAATTTGCCTGGTCAAGCATTGCACGCTTGGCGGTTAAAGTTACAGCATCCTATATCTGGTGATTTAATTGAAGTGACAGCCCCCCCACCCCAAACCTTTGTTACTCTGCTAGAAGTTTTAAGACGGCGTGCTTTTAGTAGTGCTGCATTGGAGAGACGCGATTAATCACGCCTGTACAAGAGCTGACTTTTCACGGCATGTGGAAAACGTCATTTTGCGCTTTCTCTCAACCCCTATTTTTCCGTTACCTATTGTCATCAATTTAATACTCTTGCGAATGAAACTGTGGAAAAAGCTACGTAGTTTGCTTGGTTGAGGACTTACCGTGAAAAGTCAGGTACAAGAGGGCGGGGGAGAAAGAGTTTTTTGGGTTGTTCTACAGATGGAGTATTAATAACTAATCAGTTAAAAATAATATGAATTATGAATATGAATTATTAAATATTAAGAATATTAAGTTATAAAATAAACCTTAAATTTTCTGTTGTGAGTTGTTTACCGTAATGCAATTTTTTCACAAATTTGCTGCATTAAAAGTAGAGTTAAAGCATCTTTCAAAGGTTTGATATTTCATGCTGTTGACTTACTTTAAAACAAAATGATGTTACACCTTTTCTTGAAAGTACGCATTAATATTGAAATCAAACAAGAGAAAATCGGTGTGTCACATGGCTACTAAAAAACAATTCAACAGCTTTGAAGAAATGCTGAGTGATTCTGATGTACCTGTTTTGGTAGATTTTTACGCAGATTGGTGTGGCCCTTGTCAGATGATGGTGCCAATTTTAGAACAAGTGAATGCCCAATTAAAAGACCGTCTACGGATAGTTAAGATAGACACAGAAAAATATGCAGAGTTAGCAACCAAGTATCAAATTTACGCCTTACCCACCCTGATGTTGTTTAAGCAAGGTCAACCAGTAGACAAAATTGAGGGTGTAATGCAAGCACCGCAATTAGTCCAACATCTACAAACTAAGCTTTAGGGCATTGGGCATGGGGCATGGGGCATTGGGTAATGGGTAATGGTAATTTCTCCTTATCTGCCTTATCCCCCTCAATACTTGTCGGTTAAGGGGAAAAGGGGAATGGGAAAAGGGAAAGAAAAAACCTTGAACCCTTAACCTTTAACCTTTTCCCCAAAACCAATTTTGAGTTCAAAACGCTATCCCTTGTAGTATTGTCATCCCCCTAATCCCCATTACCCCTGATCCCCAGAGGGGGCCCCGAGTTCCCCAATCCCCATTACCCCTGATCCCCAGAGGGGGCCCCGAGTTCCCCAGTCCCCAGCCCCCAATCCCCAACCCCTACGACCGTCGCACATTCAAGCAACACCATTCTTTCTTCTTCCACAAAGTAGCAATCACCCAGCCGTGTTGTTCTAAGGCATCAGCTACGGCTTTGGATTGCTCAAGTAAAATGCCACTGAAGATAGCCCAAGTGCTAGGTTTGGTAATCGCGGTGATTTCGGGGACTAATTCGATAATTACATCAGCTAAAATGTTGCAGACAATGCCATCTACTGGTGCTTCAATCAGTTTTTTGAGGATGTCTACGCTGCCTTCTGCTGGGATCAAGCGTTTTGGGTTAATGTCGTTGAGAGCGCGATTGCTGAAGGTGGATTGGACTGCTAATGGGTCATTATCCACTGCATAAACTTTTTCTGCCCCTAGTAAGACTGCGCCAATAGAAAGGATACCAGAACCACAACCAATATCAGCAATTACTATTGGCTCTTTTTGAGTGTCTGAATTTACAAATGATTTAGGTAATTGACTCAGCCGCATTTCCAGAGATTCTAAGCATAACTGAGTTGTGGCATGGTTGCCTGTACCGAATGCTACACCAGGGTCGAGGCGAATTACTAAGCGGTCTGTGGATTCTGGGAATGGTAGCCAAGCTGGATTAATCAAAAAGCGATCGCCTATTTCTTCTGGTTGCCAATATTGTTTCCAGCTAGTAGCCCAATCTTCTTCATCAATTAATTGCCAGTTTAAATTTGGCTCTGATAACCCTACACATAGCGCATCTTGACGTAGCCACAACGATAGTGCTGCCAAATCTAACAAATCTACCTGAAATTCTGGTAAATAAGCCTTGACGAGTGAAGAATTGCCTTTACCTTCAATTGCTGTACCACGACAGCCAAAATTTTCCAGTCGCCAAAAGATTGTATCTTCTAGGTCTGGTTCAGCTAATATCTGTAATTCCCACCAGGTGTTTGCCATCTTTTCAGTGCTCAGTTCTGAGTGCTGAGTGATGAGAAAGTCCTGAGTTGATTCTTCTTCTACTCAGAACTCGCTACTCAGCACTCAGCACTTTATAGTGTTACTGTATACGCGTCCCGAATGCCTGGTACTTTGGTAATCTCATCCAAAATGCCCTCTGGTAAGGGATCATCAATACTGAGAGCCATGACTGCATCACCACGGACGATTTTGCGACCTACCTGCATACTGGCAATATTGACATTAAAACTGCCAAGTAGGGAACCAAGTTTACCAATGATACCCGGCATATCGCGGTGCAGGGTAAACAGCATATATTTGCTGGGGGGAACATTAATGGGGAAACCATCAACGTCAGTCAGGTGGATTTCTTTGTCACCTAACAAAGCACCAGTGACGCAATGTGTTCCTAAAGTGCCTGTCGCTTCTAGATGCAAGGAACCTGCATAGTCACGTACAGAGGCATCTCTGGTTTCAATCACCCGGATTCCCCGTTCTTTAGCCTCAATGCTGGCATTGACGTAATTTACTCGTTCCCGCAGTGCTTGGTATAGAAGTCCTTTTAGGGATGCTACCACTAAAGGTTGGCTTTTGTTAGTTGCTAGTTCGCCTTGCAGTCTGATGTTGAGTAATTCTACTCGACCGCCTGCTAGTTGTCCTACGAGATTTCCCAAGGTTTCTGCTAGCTGCATATAGGGTTTGAGTTCTTCCAGGACATCGGGGCCGAGTCCGGGAATGTTCACAGCCGAACGTGCGGGTAATCCTAAGAGGACATCACGGATTTGTTCAGCCACATCAATCGCCACATTCACTTGCGCTTCTGCAGTTGATGCTCCCAAGTGGGGGGTGAG contains the following coding sequences:
- the trxA gene encoding thioredoxin; this encodes MATKKQFNSFEEMLSDSDVPVLVDFYADWCGPCQMMVPILEQVNAQLKDRLRIVKIDTEKYAELATKYQIYALPTLMLFKQGQPVDKIEGVMQAPQLVQHLQTKL
- the prmA gene encoding 50S ribosomal protein L11 methyltransferase gives rise to the protein MANTWWELQILAEPDLEDTIFWRLENFGCRGTAIEGKGNSSLVKAYLPEFQVDLLDLAALSLWLRQDALCVGLSEPNLNWQLIDEEDWATSWKQYWQPEEIGDRFLINPAWLPFPESTDRLVIRLDPGVAFGTGNHATTQLCLESLEMRLSQLPKSFVNSDTQKEPIVIADIGCGSGILSIGAVLLGAEKVYAVDNDPLAVQSTFSNRALNDINPKRLIPAEGSVDILKKLIEAPVDGIVCNILADVIIELVPEITAITKPSTWAIFSGILLEQSKAVADALEQHGWVIATLWKKKEWCCLNVRRS